GGCGGCTCTTTCATATTCTGGCAGGTTAATAAAAGTTCACCTGATGCCTAAGAAGATATAGGGTTTGCTTCGTTTTTAGCCTGTTTTGGGGGAAATAGGCCAAAAACGGGAGGAGTTCTGCTATTTCAGCTTACCCTTCTTAAAAACCAGCGATAGAATCCTGGGAATTGTAGTCTTGTCTTCTTCATCAAAAAACTCTTGCAGGGAGTCTACTACCAGCCCGTGCTGTTTGGCTGCGTTGGTGAAGTCTGACAAATGGTGGGTGAAACAGGTTAGTTCCGTCGTGCCTTCTTCAGAATCAAATCTGGCCTTGGTGCCTTTGTATTGTTTGAAAGGGTGCAGCTCTCCCACGTAAATGCGTCCGTTGGGCGCCAGTGCTTGGTTGGCTTTCTCAAAAATGGGAGACAACTGCTCAATATGCTCCAAGACTAGGCTAAAGGTAATCAGGTCATAGGCGTAGGTGGCAAAAGACCAGGGATGGGTAATGTCTGCCTGATGGAACTGGACGTGGTCTGCGGGCACCTTGGCTTTCGCTTTGGCCAGCATCTGTTCTGAGAAATCTACCGCCGTGACCTGTTGCGCACGTGTGGCTAACCATGTGGTGTTCTTGCCCGTGCCACAGCCAATTTCTAAACATCTTTTAAATTGGATTGGCTGTGTTATTTCCTGCAATGCCAACGCCTCTAAGTCTCTGGTTCTGTTTTTATTGGTGTCGTATTGGGCAGACCAGAGATTATAGGCTTGTTGAATGTCCATGGGAGATTATGGGAGCGGCTAATAAAATCTTGGTTTGGGACTAGCGTTAAGGTGTTTATGAAATTGTGGTCTTTGTAAAACGTCGGTTTCAATTAACCACAAAAGCAAAATAAGGTTTAAGCTGAAAGCTTAACGTAGAGCTACAAGGTTATAAACATTGTTAGTTGCCGCCGTTACTTAGGCAATTGATGAATAGTAATTATATACACTGTCCGAAAGTCAGTAGATTGTTATCTGGGTCCAGCAACGCAAATTCTTTTTGTCCCCATGGTTTTGTCTCTAATGCTCCATTCGGGTGAATGCTTATTTTATTGTCCAACAATGATTGATACAAATTGTCAATGTTGTCGGTTCTGATATAGACAC
The nucleotide sequence above comes from Nibribacter ruber. Encoded proteins:
- a CDS encoding class I SAM-dependent methyltransferase, encoding MDIQQAYNLWSAQYDTNKNRTRDLEALALQEITQPIQFKRCLEIGCGTGKNTTWLATRAQQVTAVDFSEQMLAKAKAKVPADHVQFHQADITHPWSFATYAYDLITFSLVLEHIEQLSPIFEKANQALAPNGRIYVGELHPFKQYKGTKARFDSEEGTTELTCFTHHLSDFTNAAKQHGLVVDSLQEFFDEEDKTTIPRILSLVFKKGKLK